A segment of the Oncorhynchus clarkii lewisi isolate Uvic-CL-2024 chromosome 11, UVic_Ocla_1.0, whole genome shotgun sequence genome:
GTTTCAGTTGATTTGCTCCAGAGGGAAATCTAGTTTGCAgtaaatacaatacaaaacatttacagcagtggaggctggtgggaggagctgtaggaggaggggctcattgtaatgtctgggATGGCATCAATAGAACGGTATCAGACATATGAAACCACATgcttgactccgttccattgattccattccagacattacaatgagctTCTCCCTCCAGCCTCCTCTGATTTACAGACCGTGTAAAACCAGTCTCAATACTATACATTTTGTCATTGACTCAACAGTGTAACCATGGCTGGGCTATCAAACGAGAAGTACCTGaaaagcagtggaggctgctgaggggaggacggctcataataatgtctggaacggagcaaatggaatggaatcaaacacatggaaaacgTGTTGGATGTATTTGGTACCATTCCACCtgttctgctccagtcattaccacgagtacgttctccccaattaaggtgccaccaacctactGTGTTGAAAAGGCTAAAAGTCAGGCGTTGTTTCCCTTGTTCCTCAGTGCCCATATAGTCACCTACCAGACTGTCCAGCAGATGGCGCTCCTGGCGTGTTATGGTGTTATAcactggacaaaacattaagaacacctgctctttccatgacatagactgaccaggtgaaagctacaatcccttatttatgtcacctgttaaattcacttcaatcagtgtagatgaaggggaggagacatttttaagaaggatttttaagccttgaaacaattgagacatggattgtgtacgtgtgccattcagagggtgaatgaggacaaagacaaaatatttaagtacctttgaatgggaaatggtagtaggtgccaggcgcaccgttttgagtgtatcaagaactgcaacgctgctgggtttttcacactgaacagtttcctgtgtgtatcatgaagggtccaccacccaaaggacatccagtcaacttgacacaactgtgggaagcatcgaagtcaacatggaccagcatccctgtggaacagggatttggagtccatgccctgaatgaattgaggatgttctgagggcaaaagtacactcagtatatatatacacagctctgtgaaaagagaaagagagagaaagagagagggaggactccTGTAGTACACTGGCTGGGGACTTAGGAAACTCTTTGTTTACGTACACAATGTAAAAGTGTGTACAGAGGGAAAGATGCAGAGAGGGAAGAAGTTAGATTTCAAGATttcaaagagagggaggaagttaGAATTCAAGATTTCAAagagagggaagcagggagggagagagagagagagagggaagcagggagggagagagggaagcagggagggagagagagagagagggaagcagggagggagagagagagagagggaagcagggagggagagagagagagagggaagcagggagggagagagagagagagggaagcagggagagagagagagagagagggaagcagggagggagtgagagagagagggaagcagggagagagagagagagagagggaaggagggagggagagagagagagagggaaggagggagggagggagagagagagagagagagagagggagggagagagagagagagagagagagagagagagggaggaagagagaaagggaaggagggagggagggagggagggagagcgagggagagagagagagagggaaagagggagagagagggaaggagagagagagagagaggaaaggagggagggagggagagagagagagaaggagggagagagagagagggagggagggagagcgagagagagggaaggaggaggggggtttTGCTGAAACATGTgctactctgctctgctcagcACTAACCCCAATCCATTTCTCTGATACACCATTGGCACATGCTATCCTAATCTTCTTGATTGAGGAaaccagggggaggaggggacagtgtaaaaagagaagaatgggggagagattagagagagagacagaggacgttAAGGCTCAGCCTGAACCTGTCATTAGTCCTCCAACGTCGGTGAAAGATGACACCATTTGACTTGGCAGATTCTCGCATTGGTCACATGACCCTATAGCCGTGTCTATGTCGCTGGCCTATCATCAACCAGCCTTTCccctgcgtgtctgtctgtctgtctgtctgtctttgtagtTTACCCTAGAGCTACAGCACCATATAACCTAGCACAGAATGGGCTGTTTTCTCGTTCGGAACATCCGTGGATGTCCTCAGATTATTGTCACTCTGGGCCTAGCAGAGAGGCTGACCCCTGGTGGCCCAgaaggacattacattacagacagtgtgttagaTAGAGACAGATGGAACCTCTGGTGGCCCAgaaggacattacattacagacagtgtgttagatagagacagatgtggcccagaaggacattacattacagacagtgtgctagacagagacagatgtggcccagaaggacattacattacagacagtgtgttagacCGAGACAGATGTGGCCCAgaaggacattacattacagacagtgtgttagacagagacagatgtggcccagaaggacattacattacagacagtgtgttagacagagacagatgtggcccagaaggacattacattacagacagtgtgttagaTAGAGACAGATGTAGCTCAGAAGGACATTACATTTCAGACAGTGTGTTAGATAGAGACAGATGGAACCTCTGGTGGCCCAgaaggacattacattacagacagtgtgttagacagagacagatgtggcccagaaggacattacattacagacagtgtgttagacagagacagatgtggcccagaaggacattacattacagacagtgtgttagacagagacagatgtggcccagaaggacattacattacagacagtgtgttagaTAGAGACAGATGGAACCTCTGGTGGCCCAgaaggacattacattacagacagtgtgttagacagagacagatgtggcccagaaggacattacattacagacagtgtgttagatagagacagatgtggcccagaaggacattacattacagacagtgtgttagatagagacagatgtggcccagaaggacattacattacagacagtgtgttagacagagacagatgtggcccagaaggacattacattacagacagtgtgttagaTAGAGACAGATGGAACCTCTGGTGGCCCAgaaggacattacattacagacagtgtgttagacagagacagatgtggcccagaaggacattacattacagacagtgtgttagaTAGAGACAGATGTAGCTCAGAAGGACATTACATTTCAGACAGTGTGTTAGATAGAGACAGATGGAACCTCTGGTGGCCCAgaaggacattacattacagacagtgtgttagatagagacagatgtggcccagaaggacattacattacagacagtgtgttagacagagacagatggaacCTCTGGTGACTTGCCTGCTGGCTCTGTGTGAGATGCTGGTCGGGAGATGTCATGAATGATGCTAAATATACTATTTGAGTTGTTGGGAAAGTGTAACATACACTGATGTTTacagctctacatcataaactattgtgttatatattatgtatgttttGACATTTATGAATATCATTCAAATGTTTCATCCATGCAAAACTGTCCTTCCTGCCATATCTAACCACACACCTCTgcttgtccctgtctctgtgtcgtCGTCGTCCCcctctacacacacctccctccaGAACCATGGAGGAGCTGGACCTGAGTCTGAGTAATGCTCTGACAGACAGCGTCCCCCGGGAGGGTCCAGAGGGCCTGGTGGGGAGAGACTTCGTGGCCCAGCTGGAGTCCGAGGCCTTTGTTGACCAGGTGGGCGAGACGGTGGGCAAGACAGACTACATCCTCCTGATGGACAATGATGGGACCAGGGCAGGTGAGCTGGCCGGAGGGCAAGGGGTTgggggtagaggggatggggagggggcATGAGGGAGGTCATTGAGGTCAGTCACTATTACACTGATTggtttggttggttgattgattgatgacaATGGGACATTTGAATGAGATCCTGCCATGCTAATCAACTACtattttttcatgttgtctgtctgtaattgtgtaatgacttggtgctgcctatcttggccagggcgctcttgaaaaatagatttcaaatctcaatgagcccttcctggttaaataaaggttaaataaatagaaCTATAGAAGCTAATTAGCCTACAGTGAATAACTTAGAATTTATGCTCCTACGGGCTTCCAAGTGCACATCTTTCCTAGCCAGGGGACAGTGCTCAGTGAAGGAGGGGTGGCTGAGGTCATGGTGTATTGAGGTGTAAGACTTTCCTCTCAGAATAATGCTCCCCTCTCAGGGTAATGCTCCCCTCTCAGGGTAAtgctctcctctcagggtaatgCTCTCCTCTCAAGAGTAATGCTCCCCTCTCAGGGTAAtgctctcctctcagggtaatgCTCCCCTCTCAGGGTAAtgctctcctctcagggtaatgCTCCCCTCTCAGGGTAAtgctctcctctcagggtaatgctctcctctcagggtaattctctcctctcagggtaattctctcctctcagggtaatgctctcctctcagggtaatgctctcctctcagggtaatgctctcctctcagggtaatgctctcctctcagggtaatgCTCTCCTCTCAAGAGTAATGCTCCCCTCTCAGGGTAAtgctctcctctcagggtaatgCTCCCCTCTCAGGGTAAtgctctcctctcagggtaatgctctcctctcagggtaatgCTCTCCTCTCAGAGTAAtgctctcctctcagggtaatgCTCTCATCTGAGTAATGCTCTCCTCTCAGAGTAAtgctctcctctcagggtaatgctctcctctcagggtaatgCTCCGCTCTCAGGGTAAtgctctcctctcagggtaatgctctcctctcagggtaatgCTCTCCTCTCAGAGTAAtgctctcctctcagggtaatgctctcctctcagggtaatgctctcctctcagggtaaTTCTCTCCtctcaggatgtgtgtgtgtaatgttacgTAACCTTACGTAAGCATCTCCAGATAAGTGACTGATAATGCCATACAGCAGGACAAGGCCTGCCGTTTTGGATCTGACAGTGTGTCAGTCCAGCGGCTGTGGCCTGATTTTattggagtgtgtttgtgtttgtgtttgtgtgtgtccagcaGACTGTGGCCTGATTTTagtggagtgtgtttgtgtttgtgtttgtgtgtgtccagcaGACTGTGCCTCAGCTTTAGGCCATGTCTATTGTCCCGACAATCTGTCCAGAGttgcagactgtgtgtgtgcagttttcCATGATGGTCAACTTCAGAAGTGCTGTGGGCAGTAATCATGCCATGTGTGTTAGTTCCTAGCTGACACCGGCCAGCAGCctcccaccctgcatcccactgctggctttacctctgaagctaagcagggtttttatttgatttatttcacctttatttaaccaggtaggctagttgagaagaagttctcatttgcaactgcgacctggccaagataaagcaaagcagttcgacacatacatacaacgacacagagttacacatggaataaacaaacatacagtcaataatacagtagaacaaaagaacacagtctatatacagtgagtgcaaatgaggtaagttaaggaaataaataggccatggtggcgaggtaattacaatatagcaattaaacactggaatggtagatcggcagaagatgaatgtgcaggtagagatactggggtgcaaaggagcaaaataaataaataaatatataccagtatggggatgaggtaggtagatagatgggctgtttacagatgggctgtttacagatgggctatgtacaggtcgGTCCTGGTCGCtccctagatgggagaccagatgctgttggaagtggtgttggaaggccagtaggaggcactctttcctctggtctaaagaaatatcccagggcagtgattggggacattgccctgtgtagggtgctgtctttcagatgggacattAGACAGgtctcctgactctctgtggtcactaaagatcccatggcactcaTTGTaaaagtaggggtgttaaccccggtgtcctggctaaattgccaatctggccctcaaaccatcacggtcacctaatcatccccagtttcaATTGTCTCATTCgtccctctcccctgtaactattccccaggttgttgctgtaaatgacaaTGTTTTTTCAGTCAGTTTACCTggtatataaacatactgaca
Coding sequences within it:
- the LOC139420513 gene encoding microtubule-associated protein 4-like; protein product: MEELDLSLSNALTDSVPREGPEGLVGRDFVAQLESEAFVDQVGETVGKTDYILLMDNDGTRADANPVLENGEQDAQGAQEPGKS